The Streptomyces griseiscabiei genomic sequence CTCGCAGAGCCGAAGCCACGAACCGGACAAGCTTCGAGCGCCAGACTTCGACAGAGTCCTTGACGCCGTCTCAGCGGCTTCCTACGCTCCCGTGGGAGCGTTCCCATGCCCGCCAGAGTGAACGATCACCTTCTTGCGTCGACACCGCCCCGTTCACTCGGCACCCCCACGCATCGGAGTTCACCTTGACCAATACACATAGGCACCCCGCTCTCACGGCGTACCTGTGGAGAGCGCCGAGCCGCTCAACAGGCCCGTTGCTCTGCGGCATGCACACCGCCGCCGGCGCGTTGGGCTTCTCCGCATTCGCCGGACTGCCACAAGCGGCCGACATCGCGACCTGGCGGCAGGCGGAACGACTCGACCACGGACTCACCCGTACCCACGACGGCAGGGAAGCCGTCTCGCCCACCACGGACAGCCGAGCCTTCGCATCTACGGCACACCGCACGAGACCGAAACGTACATCTCCATGCTCCGCCACGACACGCAGTACAGCACCGCGCTGACCTGTCGGAGCACCACGCACACCCATTGGCCTCGCCCTGCCGTCCATACCCCCTGAACACGCAGCGACCTGACAGTGGCGGGCGGACGAAGCGGCCTGCACCGCGCCGGCCCCGACTCGTCCGCCGACACCGGTGGCACGGATCCGGCACTGCGGCGACACCTGCCGGACGCGCCCGCGACCGGTCACCGGCCGCACCCACATCTCCGAACGGCACCGCGCTCATGCAGGAAGGGAACTCATGCGCAGAACCTCGCACCCACCACTGTTCCGGATCCTCCTGACCGCGCTCCTGCTCGCGCTCGGCACGGCCCTCGCGCCGTCGGCCACCGCCGCCCCTGCCGCGGCCCCCGTGCGCATCATGCCGCTGGGTGACTCGATCACCGGCTCGCCGGGGTGCTGGCGGGCCGTGCTCTGGAACCGTCTTCAGAACACCGGTTACAGGAACATCGATTTCGTCGGCACCCTCAAGCAGCAGGGCTGCCCGCAGGCGCTGGACGGCGACAACGAAGGCCACGGTGGCGAGCTCGTCACCAACGTGGCGAACCAGAAACTGCTGCCGGGCAGGCTTGCCGCCACGCATCCAGACATCGTTGTCATGCACTTCGGCACCAACGACGTGTGGAGCAGCATCTCCCCCGACACCATCCTCGCCGCGTACACGAAGCTGGTGCAGCAGATGCGGGCGTCGAATCCGGACATGAAGATCCTCGTCGCCCAGCTGATACCGATGAACCCCTCGGGTTGCGCCGATTGCGGCCGGCGCGTGGTCGCCCTCAACACGCGGATCCCCGGCTGGGCCCGGGCAACCAGCACGAGCCGTTCCCCGGTGACCGTCGTCGACCAGTGGACCGGTTTCAACACCTCCTCCGACACCTACGACGGCGTGCACCCGTCCGCTTCCGGCAACGAGAAGATCGCCGCGCGCTGGTATCCCGCCCTCACCGCCGCCCTCGACAAGAGCGTGCCAGGAAGCCCGGGCGGCGACCCCGCCTGTGCGGCGAGCTTCCGCGCCGTCTCCTCCTGGCAGGACAGCTACCAGGGCGAGGTGACGGTGACCAACGCCTCGGCATCCCGTGTCACCGGCTGGACCGCGACCGTCGTACCGGCCGGGGGTGCACACCTCACCCAGGTGTGGAACGGCAGCCTCGGCACCACCACCGCCGACGGCAGGACCAGCGTCGGCAATACGACCTGGAACGGCGCGCTCGCCCCGGGCGCCAGTACCACCTTCGGTTTCACCGCCGGCCCACTGACTGCGGCCGGTACCCCCTCGGCCGCCGTCAGTTGCACGGCACAAGCCGCTCTGTCCTGAACACCCCGACCCCGTCCCCGTCGCAAGGGAGTCCTCCATGAAATCCCCCACCCGCGCCTCGCCTCGCGTGGCCGTCGTCATAGCCGCCCTCCTAGGCCTGCTCGCCCCCCTCCTCGCTCTCGGCACTCCGGCGAGCGCCGCGCCCACCGGCTTCCGGGTCCAGAACGGCCGGCTGCTGGAGGCCAACGGCCGCGATTTCGTCATGCGGGGCGTCAACCACGCCCACACCTGGTACCCGAGCCAGATCAGCTCCATCGCCAACATCAAGGCCAAGCGCGCCAACACCGTCCGCGTCGTCCTCGCCAACGGCGACCGCTGGACCCGTAACAGCGCGGCCGACGTGACGAACATCGTCTCCCAGTGCAAGCGCAACCGGCTCATCTGCGTCCTGGAGGTCCACGACACCACGGGCTACGGCGACCAGAGCGGGGCGACCACCCTCGCCCGCGCCGCCGACTACTGGATCAGCGTCAAGAGCGCGCTGGTCGGCCAGGAGAGCTACGTCATCGTCAACATCGGCAACGAGCCGATCGGCAACAACAACGCCTCGCGGTGGACCGCCGACACCAAGGCGGCCATCCAGAAGCTGCGGGGCGCCGGGTTCAACCACACCCTCATGGTGGACGCGCCGAACTGGGGCCAGGACTGGTCCAACATCATGCGGGACAACGCCGCGTCGGTCTTCGCCGCCGACCAGGACCGCAACACCGTCTTCTCGGTCCACATGTACGGCGTCTACAACACCGCCGCGAAGGTCAACGACTACCTGAACCGCTTCGTCGCGGCAAAACTACCCCTCGTCGTAGGGGAGTTCGGCTCCAACCACAGCGACGGCAACCCCGACGAGGACGCCATCATGGCCGCGGCCCAGCGCCTCGGCATCGGCTACATCGGCTGGTCATGGAGCGGCAACGGCGGCGATGTGCAGTACCTCGACATGGTGACCGGCTTCGACCCCAACCGGCTCAGCAGCTGGGGTCAGCGCTTCTTCAACGGCGCGAACGGTATCGCCGCCACCTCCAAGGAGGCCACGGTCTACGCGGGCGCCGCGCGCGGCACCTCCCCCGCCTCCGCACGGACCGCGCACTGATCCGTGCCCTGTACGGCAATGGCCTGTCATGCGCGCGCCATCCATGACCCATTCGCCGACCCCACTCCCCCAGTCACGACCAGTCCATGGAGGAAGACAACGATGCATCCCAGTGTCTCCACCGCCCCTGTGCCCAAGGGCACCCGGGCCGGCAGGACCAGACTCCGAGGGACCGGCAGGACGGTCAGGTTGCGGGCAGCCGTGGTCGGGGCCGTGACCGGTCTGATTGCCGCACTGATCGCGATCCAGCCGGCCTCGGCCCGGCCGGCGGCCGCGCAGGACAGCCCCTACCAGCGCGGTCCGGACCCCACCGTGAGCAGCGTCGCGGCCCAGCGGGGCACCTTCGCCACCGCTGAGCTGACGGTGCCGCCCGGCAACGGCTTCAACGGCGGCAAGATCTACTACCCGACCGACACCAGCCAGGGCACCTGGGCCGCCGTGGCCGCCGTACCCGGTTACACCGCCAAGTGGGCGGCCGAGGGCGCCTGGATGGGGCCCTGGCTGGCCTCCTTCGGGTTCGTCGTCATCGGCATCGACACCAACAGCCCCAACGACTACGACACCGCCCGCGGGACCCAGTTGCTGGCGGCCCTGGACTACCTCACGCAGAAGAGCACGGTGCGCGACCGCGTCGACCCCAACCGGCTGGGCGTGATCGGACACTCCATGGGTGGCGGCGGCGCCATCAGCGCGGCCGAACGGCGTCCCTCGCTGAAGGCCGCGCTGCCGCTCGCGCCCTTCTCCCCGTCGCAGAACCTCTCCACGCTTCGGGTCCCGACGATGATCATGGGAGCCCGGGACGACGGCACGGTCACCCCGTCCTACCTCAACGGCCTCTACGGCGGCATGCCGACCGCCACACCGAGTGCCTACATCGAACTCACCAGCGGCAACCACGGCTTCCCCACCTGGGGCAACTCCAACGTGACCCGCCGTACGATCCCCTGGCTCAAGATCTTCCTCGACAACGACACCCGGTACACGCAGTTCCTGTGCCCGTCACTGCCGGACCGTACCGGCATCTCGCGCTCCCAGGTGAAGTGCGGGTCCGTACCCAGCGGCGGCGGCACGACCCCGCCGCCGGCGACCGGCGGCCAGGTCGTCGGTGCCGCCTCCGGCCGCTGCCTGGAGGTGCCCAACTCGTCCCAGACCAACGGCACCCAGCTCCAGCTGTGGGACTGCCAGGACCGGGCGAGCCAGAAGTGGGCACGCACGGACGCCGGGGAACTGCGCGTCTACGGCAACAAGTGCCTGGACGCCGAGGCCTCCGGCAGCTCCGCCGGCACCCGGGCCATCATCTGGGACTGCCACGGCGGACAGAACCAGCGCTGGAACGTCGGCGCCAACGGCACCATCAGCAGTGCCCAGTCCGGCCTGTGCCTCGACGCGAACAACGCCGGAACGGCCAACGGCACCCAGGCCATCCTGTGGACCTGCAACGGCGGCAACAACCAGCGATGGACCCTGCGATGACGAAGTCCTGAACCCGAGGCCCGAAAAACGTGGACCCGAAGTGCCGGCGAAGCCCGGCACTTCGGCCGTTGTGGCCCCACATCCCGGCGCCCCTCCCGGCGCCCCGGCAGGCAGCTGCCTCCTACCGCCGACGGCGGCGAACATCGTCAGGGCTCCGACGCCCCACAGGCGGTCAGCTCGATGGCTGGCGCCCGCGGTGGCGAACGAGACGTCGGCCGACCGGTTGGGCCGGCCGGCACCGCAGATGGTGCCGCCGCTGGCCAGGACGCCCGGCGGCCATGGCGTCTCCGGTGGCCTGGCCCGGTCGAGGACCCTCAGCAGGGGCACGTCCTCCCGGGTTCTCCCGCGCAGGCAGCCCTGGCGGCAGTCGGCCGATGGGGGCGAAGCCGAACCTCCCGTGACGCGAGGACACACTGAGCTGGACCGGGTCAGCCAGGCATGGTCTAGTGCCGGGGTGGCGCCGTCCGGCCATGCAGAACGGTGCCGCCGCCGAGGGACCGCTCCACAGGGAGCGATTCCCTCAGCGAGGGCACCGTTGGTGTGTACGACGTGACCGTCGAGGCCGACCGTCAGCCGGTCCGCACCAACTCGAAGTCGTCGGCGTACGCCCAGTTGCCGGGATTCGCGTCGGAGGCCAATCCGATCTGGATCGACCCGTTGGTCACGGTGATGCCGGAGATGCTGACCTTCGTCCAGTTGCCGATCGACTGGTTGATCGCGCGGTTCATCTCACCCGCGCCGAAGTTCTTGGCGAAGATGCTCGCCGACCTCTGCCCTCCACTGCTCCTCACCCAGGCCGCCACCGTGTACGTCCCGTTCGGCACGGTGATGTTCTGGTACATGGCGGCCTTGTAGGCGGAGGAGGACGACTGCGACAGCGCCCAGCGCCCGGTGTGTCCGCCAAGGCGGTTGCCGTTCGGATCGCTGCTGATGTTCGACGAGTTCGTCCAGCCAGCCAGCGTCTTCTGGGCTACCCGGTCGGCCTCCGCGCTGGGGTTAACGACGTAGTTGTTGCCACTCCCGACGGACCACGTGCCCGAGGCGGCGTCGACGTTCCACTGGTTCAGTGAGTGGAAGACCGGCGTCGTCCCGTCGAACGTCACCGGGACCCATTGGTTGTAGCCGATGCCGTTGCCCGCGAAGTCGCTCCAGCGATCGCCTCCGAACATGACGAACGATCCCGACGAACCGGTCACCTCGAACGCCAGGCCGGTCTGCGTCACATGCGAGAAGTCGGCCTCCGTGCCCTTCAGCACGAACTCCGAGGAATATCCGCTGTTGATCTTCGTCGACTTGATGCAGTACGTGTGGGACGCGTTCCAGCCGTGCAGATCGGAGGAACAGAAGTAGTACGTCCCGGCATGCTTGAACATCATGTTGCCCTCACGTCCGCCCGAGGAGCTGCTGTAGATCCGCGTGGCGTTGTCGACGTGCAGGTAGTCGGAGGAGCGCAGCGGGGCGACGTACAGGTTCGACCGGCCACTCTTGTTGCTGAAGATCAGGTAGGCCCGTCCGTCGTCATCGGTGAAGACCGACTGGTCGCCGGACATGCCGGTGCTGACGTTCCCGATGGTCGACTGCGTGCCCGCGCGGGTGAAATGGCCGGCCGGGGTGTTGCTCGTGCCGAACACGAGCCCGCTGTCGAGTTGCGAGACCAGGACGTATTTGCCGGTGTTGGCGTTGTGCGCGACTCCCACGCGGCCGACCCAGGAGGATCCACCGATGTCCGAGGAGGTCATCACGTTTCCCTCGAATTTCCAGTTCACCAGGTCGGTCGAGGAGTAGCAGGTGATCGCGTTGAACGAGGTGTTGCTGTTCTTTCCGCCGGCCGGGTTGTTGTAGTAGCTGACGGCTCCGTTGTATTTCACGCCGTACCAGTAGTACGTGTTGCCGACTTTCAGTACGCCTCCTCCCTGAGAATAGATCGGGTTCCCGGACGTGTCCTTCCAGAAGACGTCGTTCTGGAGAGCCGGGGCGGCGGCGCTCACCTGCTTCTGGGGCAGCGGAGAAGCGGTGCTCGTTTCCACGAAGTTGCCGAAGAAGGCGAGGGCGACCACGAGCGGGAACAGCAGTGCGGTGATCGTCCTCCGTAAGAGTTTTCGCTGCATTTCGGATCCTCCGCTTCGGTTATTCTCCACTCCGTTCGTTCAGCCTTCCTAGAGCGCGGGCGGCGCCGGCCCGGTACTCGAAGGCCCCGATGTCCGGCAGCCGGTTGTAGACCGCGGCCCCGGAGTAGTCGACGCCGCCGTTGTCGCTCACACTGATACCGGCGTCGACGGCCGGTGAGCCCGCGGCGACCCTCAGCGGCAGTGCCGCGTTCAGCGCCGGTCCCGAGGTGGCGTTGCCATAGGGGCCCGTGATGGTGCCGAGGAACCTCGGGTCGCCCCTGACCGCGCGGCGGTCGGAGGACGGGACGGGCAGGGTGGCGCCGCCGTAGAGGTTCGCGGTGTACTCGATGGTCGGGCTGGTGGTCAGGGAAGCGCCCGCCCTCGTGGAGTACAGGACGTTGTTCCACAGGTGGTAGGACGCCGACAGGTTGGCGCCGTAGCCGTAGATCAGGTAGTTGCTGCGGCTGTTGTGGATGGTGTTGTTGTAGACGTAGGCGGTGGTACCGCGGTTGGAGTGCAGGTAGATCTGGTACCGGCTGTTCCCCGAGATCACGTTGTACCGGACCCGCACGTCGCCGAAGTTGCGCCCGCACTGGCACAGCAGGATGCCGTCGCCGTTGTCGTGCACGAAGTTGCCCTGCACGACGATCTTCGTCGTGGCGTTGTCCGCGTCGATGCCGTTGGAGTCGGCGCCGCCGGCCTTCTTCTCGGTGCCGTAGACCTCGTTGTGCTGGATGGTGACGTCGTCGGCGTAGTTGGCCTCGATGCCGGAGGTGCCGGCCCGCTGGATCACATTGCGCTCGACCACACCGCCCCGGGTGTCGGTGATGTACACGCCGTTGGCGGCGTAGGCGGAGTCACCCTGGTAGATGTAGTTGTCGCGGATCACCACCTGGGTGTGCGGCGCGAACGCGGTGTCGGTGGCGCTGGTGCGTTCCCCCCACCCGGTGTGCACGGCGCCCGCGTTGGAGCCGGTGTACTGCTTGACGGTGATTCCGCCGAACGACGTGTTCCTGATGGTCGAGTTCGCCACCAGGACGTCGTGCAGGATGGTCGGCCGGCCGGGGCTCGCCGGATTGGCGGCCAGCCCGCGGAACACGATGCCGCCGGTGTTCTTGGAGCGGTCCCAGCCGGTCTTGAAGGTGATCCCCGGCTTGTTGTTGGCCGTGTCGCCGCTGATCCAGTTGTCCTCGCCAGTCACATCGCGCACATCCACCCCGTCGACGTGGAGGTGGTTGAGCTGACCGCCCGTGTCGCCGCTGATGCCGATGCCCCGCAGGTCACGCAGATTGGTGCCCGGCTGGCCACCGGCCAGCGGTCTGACGTTGGTCACCTGCAGGTTCTTTATGTCCCAGTACTGCTGGTTGTGCAGGCGCACCGCGTCGGCGACCTGTCCCGCGCCGTCGATCTGCGGCTTCGCGCCGGAGCCGTAGGCGTCGATCGTGATCGGCAGGCCGTCCGTACCCGAGCCCTTGGGCCACAACTGGCCGGTCCACTTCTGCCCGGCGTGCAGCAGGATCCGGTCGCCCGGACCGAACTTGGTCGCGTCGACCTTGGCGAGCGTGCGCCAGGCCGTGGCGGTCGTGGACCCGGCGGCGCTGTCATTGCCGTTCGCGGCGTCGACGTAGTACGTCGTCCCCGTGTCCGCCGCCGTCGCGGCGACCGGCGCGGCACCCAGCACGCCTCCCGCCAGCAGCAGTACGGCACTTGCCCCGAGCAGACGTTTCATGGCACACCACATCCCATAGGAGAGTTGATCGGAAGGCTTCTTCCGCTGTGCAGGAACAGGCAGGGTCTTTCCTTCGCATGCGCGAGGACGGCGTGTCGGCGGCGGTCCGGGAGCCGGTCCCACGCCGCGCCGACAGTCGTGAGGGACGCCAGGCAGGAGCCGCCGGACGTTCAACCACCCGTCGTACGACGGGTGGTCAACGACTCCTCGACGTCCCACCGGTGGTGCCGTCCGACCACGCACCGGGTGGTGGCGTGTAGGGGCACTTGCTGCGGTAGATCGAGATGCCCCTGGGGTCGGCCAGTTTCGGGCAGAGGAACTGGGTGTAGCGGGTGTTGTCGTCCAGGAAGATCTTCAGCCAGGGGATCACGACGCGCATCTCGTTGCTGTTGGGATGCGTGTAGTAGAGGTGATCGGCCCCGGCGATCTGCACGAAGTCGCTCGTGGTCAAGGCAGGCATGGTGGCGTACAGGCCGTTGAGGTAGGACGGTGTGACGGTGGGGTCCCCTCTGCCCGCCCATGACCATGGTGGGGACCTTGTCGGTGGACATGTTCTGTGAGGGCGAGAAGGGTGCCAGGGCCACCGCGGCCTTGAGCGAGGGCCTGTGCTCGGTGGCCCAGACCACGCCTCCGCCGCCCATGGAGTGACCGATCACGCCCAGCGGACCGGGATCGACACGGTCCCGTACGGGGCTCTTCTGGGTCAGGTAGTCCAGCGCCGCCAGCAACTGGGTGCCGCGGGCGGTGTCGAAGTCGTTGGGGCTGTTGGTGTCGATACCGATCACGGCGAAGCCGAACGAGGCCAGCCAGGGCCCCATCCAGGCTTCTTCCTTGGAGAACTTCGCCGTGTACCCGGGCACGATGGCCACCGCGCCCCACGTACCCAGGCTGGTGTCGGTGGGGTAGTAGATCGTCGCGTTCTTGAAGCCGTGGCCGGATCCCACGCTGAGCTGGGAGGTGGCGAACGGTCCGCGGCTTGCCGCGACGCTGGCCAGGGTCGGGGCGGGCCCGCGCTGGTAGGGACCGCCGGCGGCGGACGCGGACGCCGGTGGCAGCGTCAGCGCGGCCGCGACCAGCCCTGCCACCGCTGTCAGCGCCACCTTGACCATCGTCACCGGCCGCCGGACACGTAGGTCTCGCCGGTGGCTCTTTCCGGCGCTCTCCGGCGTCTGTGAAGGCATGACCGGTTGCCGCATCAGGCTTCTCCTTGCTTCTTGTACGGGGGCATCCAGGTGGGACATGGGAAGAGGAGCCGTCCGGCAGCGCGATCCCGGTGGGGGCGGGCGGGATGGCCGGGAGGCCTGTTTCAGGGTGTACAGAGGTCGGTTGGGTGCGGTCGGCACATCGTTCCCGGCGAGGAAGCTGGGACGCGGAGGCTGGGTTGCAGCCCGTGTCCTGCCGGCTGATGCCCTCGTGGCGCGGACGTCGTGATCAGCGGGACGATCCGTACTCTGACGCCGTCAGGAGTGCAGCAGATGCCCCATTGCTGGTTGCGGCGCAAAGCTGGACGACTTTCTCGCGTCAGCCGCCGAGCGGGTCGGCGGACAGCAAGGGTGCGCAGACATACTTCTGTTCGCGCGGACGCCACAGCCGGTCAGCGGACGTCGTTGTCGTTTGAGGCGCCTTACCTGTCGCGACGGGGTGTGTCGTAGGGCCGGCACACCTGGACGTCTCCCTCCCACCCAAGGACGGGGAGGTCGACGGACGAAGGCCTGCGGCAGAGCTGTCGCCCATGGGTGCTGTTCACCCCGACGACGTTGTCGTGCACGCAGGGACACCGGTGCGACAGAATCTGCCGGGTGCAGGTCGCCGCGACCATAGCGGAGTACTCGGCGGTGGTTTCGCCGATCTGAAACCCCTCCACTCCAGGCGCGGAACAAGCAGGTCGCCGGGGTATCCGGCGCACGGGTGCCCCTGGTCGGAGTTCCGAAGGCCGCGGTCGTTGCCGGCCACGGCAGGGCACTGTGGATGAACGCGTTTCTGCCGTCGCTGTCGCTGTCCGCGTAGGTAACGGCGACGGCGACGGCGACGGCTGAGTAATCGTCGCTCTGAGCGGCCAGTGCTCGAACGGCTGGTGCCACAGCGGCGGCGCTGCCGCTGATCATCTGACCGCACGACAAGGGCCGTGTTCGCCATCGGCGCGGCACGGTGCGGGGCTTCCCGCGTGAGTCGGTCACGGTGACCTCCGATGTGGGGATGAGTGAACGTGACGCAGGGCGGGAAAGCGAAAGTGATCGTTCACTCTGGAGGTGTGGGTACGCTCCCACATCGAGCGAGAGTAGGAATGCTCCGACCTATCGTCAAGGTTTTTGCCCAACCCAGCTGTTCGTTCATGTTCGATTGCGTCGGGTCGCGGTACCCCTCAGAACCGGCTCGCCCCCTCGTCCGAGCTCTCATATGCGTATCTGACCTGCATCCATGCCCCAAGTCCAGGCGGTCGAGCTGAGCCCGGTGCGCTCCTGCACCACGGGCGGTCCGAGACAGCCGAACAGCCAATTGACGAGTACCTGTTGACAGGTGGGCACCCGATAGGGAAGCTGCGTGATGCACCTCACGCTCACGGAGCAAGGGCTCTGACCTGCCGTCAGGTCTCCTGTGATCGTTCACAG encodes the following:
- a CDS encoding family 43 glycosylhydrolase yields the protein MQRKLLRRTITALLFPLVVALAFFGNFVETSTASPLPQKQVSAAAPALQNDVFWKDTSGNPIYSQGGGVLKVGNTYYWYGVKYNGAVSYYNNPAGGKNSNTSFNAITCYSSTDLVNWKFEGNVMTSSDIGGSSWVGRVGVAHNANTGKYVLVSQLDSGLVFGTSNTPAGHFTRAGTQSTIGNVSTGMSGDQSVFTDDDGRAYLIFSNKSGRSNLYVAPLRSSDYLHVDNATRIYSSSSGGREGNMMFKHAGTYYFCSSDLHGWNASHTYCIKSTKINSGYSSEFVLKGTEADFSHVTQTGLAFEVTGSSGSFVMFGGDRWSDFAGNGIGYNQWVPVTFDGTTPVFHSLNQWNVDAASGTWSVGSGNNYVVNPSAEADRVAQKTLAGWTNSSNISSDPNGNRLGGHTGRWALSQSSSSAYKAAMYQNITVPNGTYTVAAWVRSSGGQRSASIFAKNFGAGEMNRAINQSIGNWTKVSISGITVTNGSIQIGLASDANPGNWAYADDFELVRTG
- a CDS encoding GDSL-type esterase/lipase family protein, which codes for MRRTSHPPLFRILLTALLLALGTALAPSATAAPAAAPVRIMPLGDSITGSPGCWRAVLWNRLQNTGYRNIDFVGTLKQQGCPQALDGDNEGHGGELVTNVANQKLLPGRLAATHPDIVVMHFGTNDVWSSISPDTILAAYTKLVQQMRASNPDMKILVAQLIPMNPSGCADCGRRVVALNTRIPGWARATSTSRSPVTVVDQWTGFNTSSDTYDGVHPSASGNEKIAARWYPALTAALDKSVPGSPGGDPACAASFRAVSSWQDSYQGEVTVTNASASRVTGWTATVVPAGGAHLTQVWNGSLGTTTADGRTSVGNTTWNGALAPGASTTFGFTAGPLTAAGTPSAAVSCTAQAALS
- a CDS encoding poly(ethylene terephthalate) hydrolase family protein, with the translated sequence MTGLIAALIAIQPASARPAAAQDSPYQRGPDPTVSSVAAQRGTFATAELTVPPGNGFNGGKIYYPTDTSQGTWAAVAAVPGYTAKWAAEGAWMGPWLASFGFVVIGIDTNSPNDYDTARGTQLLAALDYLTQKSTVRDRVDPNRLGVIGHSMGGGGAISAAERRPSLKAALPLAPFSPSQNLSTLRVPTMIMGARDDGTVTPSYLNGLYGGMPTATPSAYIELTSGNHGFPTWGNSNVTRRTIPWLKIFLDNDTRYTQFLCPSLPDRTGISRSQVKCGSVPSGGGTTPPPATGGQVVGAASGRCLEVPNSSQTNGTQLQLWDCQDRASQKWARTDAGELRVYGNKCLDAEASGSSAGTRAIIWDCHGGQNQRWNVGANGTISSAQSGLCLDANNAGTANGTQAILWTCNGGNNQRWTLR
- a CDS encoding poly(ethylene terephthalate) hydrolase family protein, with the translated sequence MTTSDFVQIAGADHLYYTHPNSNEMRVVIPWLKIFLDDNTRYTQFLCPKLADPRGISIYRSKCPYTPPPGAWSDGTTGGTSRSR
- a CDS encoding right-handed parallel beta-helix repeat-containing protein — encoded protein: MKRLLGASAVLLLAGGVLGAAPVAATAADTGTTYYVDAANGNDSAAGSTTATAWRTLAKVDATKFGPGDRILLHAGQKWTGQLWPKGSGTDGLPITIDAYGSGAKPQIDGAGQVADAVRLHNQQYWDIKNLQVTNVRPLAGGQPGTNLRDLRGIGISGDTGGQLNHLHVDGVDVRDVTGEDNWISGDTANNKPGITFKTGWDRSKNTGGIVFRGLAANPASPGRPTILHDVLVANSTIRNTSFGGITVKQYTGSNAGAVHTGWGERTSATDTAFAPHTQVVIRDNYIYQGDSAYAANGVYITDTRGGVVERNVIQRAGTSGIEANYADDVTIQHNEVYGTEKKAGGADSNGIDADNATTKIVVQGNFVHDNGDGILLCQCGRNFGDVRVRYNVISGNSRYQIYLHSNRGTTAYVYNNTIHNSRSNYLIYGYGANLSASYHLWNNVLYSTRAGASLTTSPTIEYTANLYGGATLPVPSSDRRAVRGDPRFLGTITGPYGNATSGPALNAALPLRVAAGSPAVDAGISVSDNGGVDYSGAAVYNRLPDIGAFEYRAGAARALGRLNERSGE
- a CDS encoding glycoside hydrolase family 5 protein, giving the protein MKSPTRASPRVAVVIAALLGLLAPLLALGTPASAAPTGFRVQNGRLLEANGRDFVMRGVNHAHTWYPSQISSIANIKAKRANTVRVVLANGDRWTRNSAADVTNIVSQCKRNRLICVLEVHDTTGYGDQSGATTLARAADYWISVKSALVGQESYVIVNIGNEPIGNNNASRWTADTKAAIQKLRGAGFNHTLMVDAPNWGQDWSNIMRDNAASVFAADQDRNTVFSVHMYGVYNTAAKVNDYLNRFVAAKLPLVVGEFGSNHSDGNPDEDAIMAAAQRLGIGYIGWSWSGNGGDVQYLDMVTGFDPNRLSSWGQRFFNGANGIAATSKEATVYAGAARGTSPASARTAH